Genomic segment of Citrus sinensis cultivar Valencia sweet orange chromosome 7, DVS_A1.0, whole genome shotgun sequence:
TTTGGTTGCTTGCTTTTTCGGAGactaacaaaaagaaattcttactTTGGGGATGTGATATAGTTTGGACTGAAGCGTTCTATTGCTGGCGGGGATTAATTtcatatgttttaaatttaatgtcGGTTTTTAGAACTTGAATATGATTGTAGGTTGCTGGTCTCATTGGGTTTTGTTTCCAACTTCTTTTTATCAAAACACAAATGGACTATTTTTAGGTCCCTAGTTATTGGTTTACTTAAAGTTACCACCAGGTCTGTTGTAATGATTTAGCGTCAGTCATTGATAACTGCTTTTTCCTATGTTGTTCTTAGTTTTTTAGaaaatcattttgattttgattttaaaaagccTTAATCAAAGTTGATCCAAATGTAGTTTTAGTATATTCTCTGAAATGGAGGTATTCAAGGTTTTAGAACATCCAACATTCAGTTTCTCTTCTTTGCTGCCTTTTAAATGATGAAGTTTCAATGAGATTGcattttttctgttttcagGTGAGATTTTGACTAGTTGTTGTCTTGCAGACTGACCTCTGAGATTCTTTCGAAATGGCTGATAGAAACGGATCTACCGGTGTACCTGAAGAAACTCAAAATCTCATGCCCAATGAAAATGCACCCTCTGAGAGTGACGTTTCACTTGATCTACTTGCTCAAAAGGTTCAAGAGTCACTTGCTCTTGGAAATAGACACAAATTTTGGGAAACACAACCTGTTGGGCAATTCAAGGATATAGGAGACACCAGTTTGCCCGAAGGACCTATTGAACCCCCGACACCCATATCTGAAGTCAAACAAGAACCCTACAATCTTCCGAACCTCTACGAATGGGTCACTTGCGACATTGACTCTGAGGAGATGTGTGCTGAGGTTTATAATCTTCTCACTAACAATTATGTTGAGGATGATGAGAATATGTTCAGATTTAACTATTCAAAGGAGTTTCTTCGCTGGGCTCTGCGTCCACCGGGTTATTTCAAGAGCTGGCACATTGGTGTTCGTGTCAAAAGTTCAAAGAAGCTAGTTGCTTTCATCACTGGTGTTCCTGCAAGAATCCGGGTTCGTGATAATGTTGTCACAATGGCTGAGGTAAATTTCCTGTGTGTTCATAAAAAGCTGAGATCGAAAAGACTAGCTCCTGTCATGATCAAAGAAGTGACCAGGAGGGTTCATTTGGAGAATATCTGGCAAGCAGCTTATACTGCTGGAGTGGTCCTTCCGACTCCTGTATCAACTTGCCAGTATTGGCATAGATCTTTGAATCCAAAGAAGCTGATtgatgttgggttttctagaCTGGGTGCAAGAATGACAATGAGTCGAACGATTAAACTTTACAAGTTACCAGAGTCGACAGTTACTCCAGGGTTCAGAAAGATGGAGCCTCATGACGTTCCTGCTGTTACACGGCTTCTTAGGGAGTACTTGAGCCAGTTTGCTATTGCACCAGActttgatgaaaatgatgtGGAGCATTGGCTTCTTCCAAAGGAGAATGTCGTGGATAGTTTTCTGGTTGCAAGTCCTGAAACCCATGAGATCACTGATTTCTGCAGCTTTTATACCCTTCCCTCCTCAATTCTTGGCAACCCAAACTATTCCACTTTGAAGGCAGCCTACTCATATTATAATGTTTCCACAAAGACTCCTTTGCTTCAATTGATGAATGATGCTCTTATCGTGGCGAAGCAGAAGGACTTTGATGTTTTCAATGCGTTGGATGTTATGCAAAATGAATCTTTCTTGAAGGAACTGAAATTTGGACCAGGTGATGGGAAATTGCACTATTATCTTTACAACTATCGCATAAGACAGGCAGTACTCGCTTCAGAACTTGGTCTTGTACTCCTGTAGTTTTGAGTGCTGAAAATCTCTTTTGAGGTATGAGACTGACAGAAGCACTCTAGACGAAGTTTGCTTATAGTTTTGGTTGTATGAGTATGTTAAATTGCAGCAAAGCCAAGTTTAGATGTTAGATTTTATTGTGctaaattttcaaacaaaattcGTGAACTTTATCGGACTGAAATTCTTAGGCACGTTTCAAATGTTGCACTTGTTAGTTATATTGTTAGGATTCAGTGATGATTGTAATGTTAAAAAGCAATTCTTGTTTTCCATGTGGCTACTTTTCACGTTGCTTTGCTGGTGAACAATGAGAGTCTTGCTAAGAAGCTACAGATTGGCTTGAGTTCTGTTGTGCGTGCATTATACTGTATGAACTATGAATACAGGGAGGAGCATCAATGCATTATATTCCCACCTGAGAAGAAAGGCATGCATGCACGCGCACAATTGAAACAGTTTGGAAACTGCTCCTCCAgcaacacaaaattaaattctaatcaTCAATAATGGGACAAAGGCATATCAGTTACCAGGATACACAATCCAGGCAATGTGCATGAggagttttatttttccaaattccATATATCTGTCTCCTCAAGGAAGGCTGTGAGGCTGTGAGCTGTTTCTTGAAAAAATGTGCAGATCAACATCTTCATTTAATGGCCTTTTGTGATCTTTTGTATTATTGTTTCAAAACAAgctaattatcattttttaaaagaaaattatgatgCAACCGTGTTATGTTACCGTGTTATTGTTATACCCAACTGTTTGAATTCGAATGAATCCATCCATTCAATTGGATCCGCCGGCTAGATGCCTTAGACCCCAATTTTTTACCCACACGAGTGTGtgattattatcaaaattccGATTATACCctttctacacaattaaaattacaaaacccaTTGGGACTTCGGATTTCCAATCTTTGTTCTAACTTTATTCTCTTCTTCGGTCTCTCCAAAGCccaactctctctctctctctctctttgcgAAAGCTTGGATCATTGCTTCAGTTTTCTCCGCATTAAATCGCGAGGTAATATAAGCATATCGCTTAATCGGTTTGAAAgcaaattgaataaaagaagataaaaatatgAGTTCTGATCTTATGTTTGATGCTTTTTTCCCCCTGTTTTCAAACAacgaaaaatcaaaactttgtAAGACCCACTAAGTAAATACATCAGTAAACACGATTAAGTGGAGTTTTGGTGTTTCTTTAGCTGTTCTGATAATTGTTTGACAGTGTAGATCTTGGAAATGTATGTTTGCTGTTTCCGAGTTTTTaggaattttttgttttttggaacGTGTTTGTATGTTTGGATGCTGGGAAAGTATGTAAAAGGAGAAGGAAAGTAAAAAGGATTTAACTTTTTCTGTCTCTAGATATTTGTGGTTTTTGGGTTTGTGATTTTAATCGGTTCTTTCACTGCTGTATGCAATTGTATGACTCTTGAGGCAAATACGTTTTGGTTTTTGCTTGTTCTTGTTGCTGTTCATGGATATATGATACAGTTTCAGTGATTGGACAGTATTGTTGGTTGGTAGgttttaacaaaatgaaagtCTTACATCATGATGTAGTTTAGGCTCAAGCGATCTATTGCTCGTGGGGCTTAATTTGATGTATATTGTAGATTTGATGTTGATTTATAGTACTTGAATATGAACATAATGTACCTGTTTCATTGGTTTTTGTTTCCAACATTTTTGTGAGTCCCTTTTATTGGTGGACTCAAATTTATATCCCCTTTTGTTGTCATGAATCTTGATTTCGTTCTGATAATTGAAATTGCTGCCTTTTCTATATCGTACTTGGTTCTTTATAAAACCAAGTATAATACTACTTTctgtattttgatattgatgtTGTATTGGCTAATTTAGTCTGCGCCAAATACTgttttttaaaactcaatGGAGTTAGGTATTTGATATACTGTAacataaaaaacttaaaacattattttctcttgctTATTGCCTTTCAAAGCATACGATTGGGTCGTAATAAGATTGCGGTATTTCAGTCTTGCAGACTGACCTCTGagattttttcaaaatggCTGATAGCAATGGATATTCGGGTGCCCCTGAAGGAACTGAAAACCTTGAGCCTGATGAAAGTCCACCCTGTGGGAGTGATATTTCACTTGACCTACTTGCTCAAAAGGTCCAAGAGTCACTTGCTCTTGGACATAGACACAAATTTTGGGAAACACAACCTGTTGGGCAATTCAAGGATATGGGAGACACCAGTTTTCCGGAAGGCCCTATTGAACCCCCAACACTCTTATCTGAAGTAAAAAAAGAACCCTACAATCTTCCGAACCTCTACGAATGGGTCACTTGCGACATTGACTCTGAGGAGATGTGTGCTGAGATTTATATTCTACTCACTAACAACTATGTTGAGGATGATGAGAATATGTTCAGATTTAACTATTCAAAGGAGTTTCTCCGCTGGGCTCTGCGTCCACCGGGTTATTTCAAGAGCTGGCACATTGGTGTTCGTGTCAAAAGTTCAAAGAAGCTAGTTGCTTTCATCACTGGTGTTCCTGCAAGAATCCGGGTTCGTGATAATGTTGTCACAATGGCTGAGGTAAATTTCCTGTGTGTTCATAAAAAGCTGAGATCGAAAAGACTAGCTCCTGTCATGATCAAAGAAGTGACCAGGAGGGTTCATTTGGAGAATATCTGGCAAGCAGCTTATACTGCTGGAGTGGTCCTTCCAACTCCTGTATCAACTTGCCAGTATTGGCATAGATCTTTGAATCCAAAGAAGCTGATtgatgttgggttttctagaCTGGGTGCAAGAATGACAATGAGTCGAACGATTAAACTTTACAAGTTACCGGAGTCGACAGTCACTCCAGGGTTCAGAAAGATGGAGCCTCATGATGTTCCTGCTGTTACACGGCTTCTTAGGGAGTACTTGAGCCAGTTTGCTATTGCACCAGACTTCGATGAAAATGAAGTGGAGCATTGGCTTCTTCCAAAGGAGAATGTCGTGGATAGTTTTTTGGTTGCAAGTCCTGTAACCCATGAAATCACTGATTTCTGCAGTTTTTACACCCTTCCCTCTTCAATTCTTGGTAATCAGAACTATTCCACATTGAAGGCAGCTTACTTGTATTATAATGTTTCCACAAAGACCCCGTTGTTTCAATTGGTGAATGATGCTCTTATCGTGGCCAAACAGAAGGACTTTGATGTTTTCAATGCATTGGATCTTATGCAAAATGAGACTTTCTTGAAGGATCTGAAATTTGGACCAGGCTATGGGAAATTGCACTATTATCTTTACAACTATCGGCTAAGACATGCATTGCCCCCTTCAGAACTTGGTCTCGTGCTCCTCTAGCCCTAGTTCCGAAAATTTCTTTTGCGGTATGAGACTGGCAGCGGCACTATAGATGAagtttgtttataattttggtTGCATGATTACATTACATTAATTGTGGGGAGCTGAgtttagattttatattttattctgcTAACTTTTCGAATGAAAATTCTGAACTTTACAAGATGGGAACTCATAGAGTCATAGTCATTATCAAACATCGAGCTTGTCACTTACTGATAAGAGTCAAATGATCATTGTAATGTTTGAAAGTTTCTCGGGCGTCCAATCACTTGGGGGTTGTTTGTTTAATGGTTTGAACATTGATTATGATTCATGGGTGTAAAGTGCTTTTGtacattatttttagataaaattaaatcaattttttaaagtcaTCCCTGAATTCGAAATTAATTGTTAGCTTCCTGGAAACTGACCTGAAATGACCATTGAAGTACTTTTGTTTGAGCTTAATTACTAAAGCATACGATGTGACATTCAGTCGAAGGGATgctaattttagttaattaagttttttagggtaatttttaaaaacctcccctgaggtttgggcttgttgcaagtagatggcgagaattgatttatttgtaaaaaaccctctaccgtcagttaagtttaacattgaccgttagttgaccgtgcaaagacaatattacccttaacaatagtttatgaacaaaaataactaaaaaaaaatcaaaattattagctattttacactttttaaattattgatattttcttaaagtttctataaaaaagttaaaattaaaaaattaaaaaattctctttaaattattgatattttcttaaaattcctacaagaaagatagaattaaaaatttaaaaatgaaatagtcataatctttaactatgatattgtaaatttttagaattgacaaggataaaattatcaaaaaataaggtttgtgctttttgcaccaataattttggtttttttttagttattttcgtttataaactattgttaagggtaatattgtctttgcacggtcaactaacggtcaatgttaaacttaactgacggtaggaggttttttacaaataaatcaattctcgccatctacttgcaacaagcccaaaactcaggggaggtttttaaaaattacccagttttttaaattgaaataaagcaAATCTTCCCGTCAACAATTAGCCTAAAAACCACAAAGGAATCAGTACATCGTATCTTATCGCCTGGAGGTTCAAGCTGCATTAAGTGAAACATTTAAGTTGCATACACTGAAGTTCTGTTCactaaattatagaaaaattgcCAACACTGAGACCTCCATTGCATTTTTCTTGAGCACTGAAATCAGTGTATTTTAtagatgaaattaaatttgtacaTACATTCTCATGTTTCATTGATCACAAATGGACATGTTACCCAATGCAGCTGGAGTCATTTGGCGAAGCCATGAAAGAGGGTGAAGAGTTTTCCACAGGATCAACAAATTTACATACTATGTCCTCCAGATACACTGGCTCTCTACCACTTACATTTGACTGCTCAAGCCAAAAGAACAATTTCACCACGTGAACCTGCAGTTGAAACACCAAAATCATGGAAAAAGAATCAATCAGGGTCACATTTCAAACTATGAGAATCGACAATGTGAAATTGACGTCTAAACAAAACTACATCGTTCATAGATCTCTTTCACAAGCTGTAACATTGCATCAGTATCTTCTGCCATCTTTGAGACTCTTTCTGCCTCCTTAAATGCTTCAGCAGCCAAAAATGATTTGTTTTCAGCTTCAGCAATTCTATAGGCAGCAGTAATTGATGCTTCCTCCACAATCTCACGAGATGTCATCAATGCAGAATTCCGTGGTGGTCGTAACCTCGCATCCTTTTGTTTCGGGGTAGGAGTTTTCACTCCGATGGAGGTTTCTTTTCTAATCTTGTAACAGTTTCGGACCTACATTGAATATTGTTGAAGAATGGTATAAGACAAACATAGTTGATACAAGTCCAAACAAAATTCATCTAGGTTGGTTGTTACATGCCAGCCTGAAAACCCATGATAACATTGTGATCTACATACATGGCTCAACAATGCTTAAATATGTCAACATTGAGAGTGTGGAATggcatcatttttttttatcaatgcAAAATTTAATCACTTAGAATGAACCAAGGACAAGAAAACCACACCTCTACataggaaaaaggaaaaaaaataaaagcagaaattctgtctctctctctcagaTCACAAGGAACTAAAATCTCAAAAGAAtgtttctcaaaaaaaaaaaaattttaaggaaGCATCCAGAGAATGATTCACCTTTTCAAGTTTGCCTTGTGAAACAAGTCTTCTCAACCTTGAACTCAATAATCTTCTAAAATTTGGTGGTGCCTCCTGCCTTTCCTGCAGTATGGAAGTTCAGTTATTCTTGAGTCATTTAAAGAATCGAAATTCTCTGAAATGGATTTTCTGTCTAAAAATTTCCTATATTCTGAATGTCTGATGCTGCAACtgcaaaagaaataaactccTTCAAGTTGCACATAATTAGAGATGTCCATCTGACCTCAATAAAATTGGCAATAGCACTTATGTCGGATCCATTTGCATCTTTTAAGGTTGAAATGGCTTCAAATATCATTGCATTGTACctgataaacaaaaaatatcatcaattatTCCAAGAAACAGACATCACAAGAACATACATATAAAACTGCTCTCACACATAGGAGAATGGCTTCAACAA
This window contains:
- the LOC102620753 gene encoding glycylpeptide N-tetradecanoyltransferase 1-like; protein product: MADRNGSTGVPEETQNLMPNENAPSESDVSLDLLAQKVQESLALGNRHKFWETQPVGQFKDIGDTSLPEGPIEPPTPISEVKQEPYNLPNLYEWVTCDIDSEEMCAEVYNLLTNNYVEDDENMFRFNYSKEFLRWALRPPGYFKSWHIGVRVKSSKKLVAFITGVPARIRVRDNVVTMAEVNFLCVHKKLRSKRLAPVMIKEVTRRVHLENIWQAAYTAGVVLPTPVSTCQYWHRSLNPKKLIDVGFSRLGARMTMSRTIKLYKLPESTVTPGFRKMEPHDVPAVTRLLREYLSQFAIAPDFDENDVEHWLLPKENVVDSFLVASPETHEITDFCSFYTLPSSILGNPNYSTLKAAYSYYNVSTKTPLLQLMNDALIVAKQKDFDVFNALDVMQNESFLKELKFGPGDGKLHYYLYNYRIRQAVLASELGLVLL
- the LOC102620303 gene encoding glycylpeptide N-tetradecanoyltransferase 1-like, whose protein sequence is MADSNGYSGAPEGTENLEPDESPPCGSDISLDLLAQKVQESLALGHRHKFWETQPVGQFKDMGDTSFPEGPIEPPTLLSEVKKEPYNLPNLYEWVTCDIDSEEMCAEIYILLTNNYVEDDENMFRFNYSKEFLRWALRPPGYFKSWHIGVRVKSSKKLVAFITGVPARIRVRDNVVTMAEVNFLCVHKKLRSKRLAPVMIKEVTRRVHLENIWQAAYTAGVVLPTPVSTCQYWHRSLNPKKLIDVGFSRLGARMTMSRTIKLYKLPESTVTPGFRKMEPHDVPAVTRLLREYLSQFAIAPDFDENEVEHWLLPKENVVDSFLVASPVTHEITDFCSFYTLPSSILGNQNYSTLKAAYLYYNVSTKTPLFQLVNDALIVAKQKDFDVFNALDLMQNETFLKDLKFGPGYGKLHYYLYNYRLRHALPPSELGLVLL
- the LOC102620018 gene encoding telomere repeat-binding factor 4 isoform X1 — translated: MGNQKQKWTAEEEEALLAGVAKHGPGKWKNILRDPQFAPSLTQRSNIDLKDKWRNLSVSNAQQGSKDKIRGPKLKTTVVAPLSNTPNSAPAASLTRNVSSGAVMNDTSTSALDGKNGPKYNAMIFEAISTLKDANGSDISAIANFIEERQEAPPNFRRLLSSRLRRLVSQGKLEKVRNCYKIRKETSIGVKTPTPKQKDARLRPPRNSALMTSREIVEEASITAAYRIAEAENKSFLAAEAFKEAERVSKMAEDTDAMLQLVKEIYERCSRGEIVLLA
- the LOC102620018 gene encoding telomere repeat-binding factor 4 isoform X2 — protein: MRTIAHKNEIEKPYCAVKMLVYAFLWMFWMLISCWYLREVRLLLLLDKWRNLSVSNAQQGSKDKIRGPKLKTTVVAPLSNTPNSAPAASLTRNVSSGAVMNDTSTSALDGKNGPKYNAMIFEAISTLKDANGSDISAIANFIEERQEAPPNFRRLLSSRLRRLVSQGKLEKVRNCYKIRKETSIGVKTPTPKQKDARLRPPRNSALMTSREIVEEASITAAYRIAEAENKSFLAAEAFKEAERVSKMAEDTDAMLQLVKEIYERCSRGEIVLLA